TAGAGTTCAGGTTGTGCTCTAGTGGCAGTCTTAAAATTCTGGAGAGCCTGCGGTCAAGACAATCCTATAAACCAACAACCGTCAGAAACCTTTCACGGTTGAtctcgtcctcctcttcttttctcttctgtctTCAGTCGAACCTGAATGGTTGAAGAATAACCCTTTTGAGAAGACATCCGGAAGAACGCCTTATTCCAGTTCCGGTGACTTCAGGAAGGGCAGGCGGTGAGCGCATGATCCATCCTGTCctattcttttgtttttgtttaaCCCTTGTATTCTGTGTTCACTCTCTGCCCTGGTATCTCCTTCACCGCTGCATTTCAGGAGTTTGTCGACCTTCTCCGAGCGGCGGCACGTTTCAACTGAAGAGTCTCGGCATTGGACTACCTGACCATGTCGGAATTCGAATTCGCCGACCGTCACATATCCCCACAACTCCTGCAGCGACGTGACGCAACACAAATGGGGGTATCTTTCCAACCTGACTAAACCGAATGTCAACAACCTTGATCATCATCCGATACTCGGACCAAACTGCAGGATACCTCGCTGCCAATGTGGGCATCGTCTGGGGAAGGTCGAATCTGCTGAAGAGCCAGAAGAGTTCGCCTCTGATGTGCCTGGGAGGATGAACCATGGAGGATGCTAGTGCCGGAATTATGCTGGCCGAGTACCAGCGGGAGAttgggagaaaaaggaggcTGACAACCGCGATGACTATCGCTACAACGGTTAACGTTCACGGTCATGTGGTCGATGGATCTATGACCAGGGTTGCTCTGAAGAGAGTTGCTGCTCTTGTCGCTCCTCGGCGCGTGTGCATCTGCGAAACGGCTGCTACTCAACCCCGTATTGATAACCTCCAAAGAGAGCTGCCCGGAGGCGACGATGATTGTCATGCGGAGTCTAAAGGACGTCCGAAACTGTGTCGTAAAGTTGTATATCAGTAGATTTACGGGCCGTAGAGAAGCACCTCGGGGTGTCGGGGAAAACTTGCGAAAGCACAAGACGCTTCTTTTCTCAGTAATCAGTGCTCGAATCAAAGCAAGCCATCTTCAAGGACCTACTCAGAGGTGTTCACTAGTGGTTCCACCCAGCCAGTTCAATTGATTCTACGAACATGTTATCGTTCACCCTTCCGTTTGCAATAGGCGAGCACATTACACCTAATTCACGGTGCATTACCGCCGCCAATGGATATATAACATCCTTCCTTGGTTCCGTAACAGGACAGCTATGTTTTAGTGCGACCAAGGGTCCCGTTGGCATCATGGCTTCCAGTTGCTGAAGTTGGCTTGCGACTGCGTTGCTATGAATTAAGTCGACTCGCAAGTATGGAACTCTCTGCACCTGTACAACCACTTTGTCTTCTCGGGGCACGCTCGTATGTTGGCCGCCTTCAATGTGTCGACGACAATGATATCATATACGGTGCCCCGAAAAGAGGCGATGAGGCGGGTCCAAAGTCTGCGGCTCGGGAGATTTCCTTCGTACATATCGACTAAGAGCGCTTGTCCAGAGTCCAGACGAGCAAGACTAAGCCAGTCGGGGACCTTGGCACAGAGCGCTAGACTTCATGAAGTAATTGATCCCCGAGGGTGACAGCCAGTTCTTCCTCAGGCGTCCTCCATCGAATGTGGCTGGCGCGCGTTCTCTAGAGCGTCGATCAGTTGCCTGAAAAGTATGCGGAATAGGATGCCTCTCGATGGTCGTCGCAGGCGCCTGATCAAGGTCTCTCGGTAGGTCATGCACTCGCGAGACAagcaaaaaaggcaaaaaaaagaagcacAGAACCATGCAATCAGCCGGAAAGACCCTGGGGGCTCAAGGGAATCCTTGGAGGAGCAGCCAGCCACGGACAGGTTTGCAACGGCGTACGTATAGCCGCGGCGCCTTTTTTAGTTCCTGACTAGCTGCTTTGGTACATCGATGCAGGCCGGACTGGGGTCAATGCTGTGCCCGTCTGGTAGATTGACCCATAGTTCTGGAAGGATTAGCTGAGAGCACGGAGCCACCATACATGGCCCAATCAAGAAAAGTCCAAAGGGAATTCCGCTACTCTCACGAAGAACCTACCCGAAGGACCAGCTGGACCATTCCGGTTGGGGAGGATCTGTACATGGCAATTGGAAAGTTTCAAGATTCCTGCGTCGAAAGTGGAGCTGACAGATTCAGCCGTTCACGCATTAAGCACGAACAAACGGCGATCAATGGGTTCTCATGCTCGTGGTGTAGCGGCTCTTGGTAGATGTAAGTCATTTGAGGAACGATGGGGATCCTTCCCAGCTGCAGCTCGACTCCGCGATCGTGAATATCTTTGAAACCGTTCTTCCTGCCTTCATGACGCTGGGCAACGGCATGTCGATCTTATCGTAGACGACGAAGGCAGTGCTATGGGGCTGAAGTCCGAACTGCCACGATAAGAATAGTTCTCTCCGACTTTCTAGGCCTCCCAGGAGAGCCTCCGCTGCCGTGGGATGCCTGACAGGGCACAAGGCTGGCCTGTTGAGGTTCGCCAACTTCGCCCTAAACTATCGCCACTGAAATGGCATTTGATTGGTGTTTCGTCAAAAGACTGACCCCGGTTGCCTACAGATACCCGTTTGCAGCCAtccccccttccccttcGACGACAACGTGTCTGATTATCGCTTGCCCTGAGCTTGTGGATCACACCCGCGGCGCTGCAGCAGAGATAACCCACCTGATCTAAGTCAACAGTGGGTCGTAGGGCATATGTTCACGTGGGACTCGACGCATGGCTGGCGATGTCACTAAACGTGGCATTGTGTAGCATCAGACCCGTATTATCAAGTCGAACCACAGTACGCAGACGTCACCTCATAGGAATAGCCATGGCATATGACAGCAATTCCAAACTTAGAACTACTACTCGCGAGCAATTTTTGGAATGGGACCACTGCTGTTTGTGTATGTTCGAAAGTATTCCCCGAGGCGAATCGGACATACTGGTAGACCTAACATTTGGTAGGATGTACACACCGAGTTTGACTCAGCTGTGATAGTATACTGTGAACgattccattttctttttttattatttttatttttaattttgtttCAGGTTTTGTTTCTCTGCTGACAGGACAATGGCAGTGTTGGGGTTAAGGCTGAGTGGCATCTGGAAATCTTCGGAAACAACTCGAGCTGGAGAGACGAGACGTCGATTGCCGAACCGGCCGAAAGACCACTTCAGCTGCCACCGGATTGCATCGTATTCACGCTATAATTAACCTGAAGCATTACCCTGCTGTCGCCCGTGCGGCTATGCGTTGTAAACCCTGAATTGAAATCCGAGCTGGATCAGGTTGCCCATGACCCAATCACCCGGCAGGCAAAGGCATTTGCGAGACCCGCGGTCAGACTCGTATAACAGAACAGAATAGAAGCTCATGTCAGATGCCCTGTGTTTTAAGTTGGGAAATGTGGCTTGCAGCATTGCGATAAGCACCGCAGCCAATAGGTCGAGTCTCACAGCTGGCGATTATGCGAACGGCTCTGCACGCCAAGCATGGATTTGGGACTTAATAGTTTGGCACGTTATATGATGCCCGGGTCATCGGAACCCATGCACAACATTctcattattattattattaataacaataataatatataaaaaaaaagaaaagaagattcTCGGTAGATTCCCCGCCCCCAGAAATGGTAGTCGAATGACTAGACTCATATACCGATGCAATGCAAAGCAAATCCTGTAGCAGGAGATCTAAGCGCTCCAGAGCTGCCGAAGGATTGGGAGAGAGAGCGATGAGTGTCCCAGTAATGTGCACTAAGGAGGAGTCATTGAAGCTGTTTCGCTCGTAATGTGAAAAGAACTACCCATCTGTAGGCGATCTGGCACTTGAGAGGTGTCTGACCCATACTCTGAAGAACAGACGAGCCACCTCTTCACTGCTAAAGGCCTGTTCGCAAACGTCCGGGTCCCACCGGGCGACTTCTGGATACATGTTGGAGCAACACTATCATACGAAACAGAGGGGTGCAGGAAGGCAGCACACCAATGTAGAAGTCATGGGCCGCCTGGGGCGCTGCAGGCTCGCTACGAGCTGGATTACACTTTCTGTTGGAGATAACGTCCAATGACCGAAAGATGGTAGAACCCAATGTTGTGGGTTTTCAAGACCCCATCCACTTAAGTTGGCCAATATGGACCCAGCAAGAAGGAGAGTGTAGCTGGAAAGGCCGACCTCGTAGAGTTCTCCGCCGCAGTCGAACCTCTGACTCCTCCCCAAGGGTAAACTTTCTGACGGGCGAAGGTATGAGCCAATCCAGATACTGTGGTCAGCCGCGTTCCGAAGGGCTGATGCTGAGGCAGACGATGACTCGAGAATGGCGTTGGTCCATACAGAGTCGAGAAGgggcagaagagaaaaagggaaaaaaaaaaaaaaaaaaaagaaagaaaaaatggtAGAGGGGGGGAGTATAAGCCTTGCTATAACCTGGGGCGAGGCAATGGGAACAACTACATATATGGCCTTGACCAGCCCATACTGTCGGCCATAACTCAATACTCTTTTCTTATGTTCAACCGTCCGTTCATACAAGCCAAGTCTCTCGTCGTGATTATCAGATGATTACTCAACCATGGCCGTATTCAACAGACAGATGGATCTGATGCAGCAGGCCAGAGCTTCGTCGACTTTCAATCCGATGAAGCTGACGGTCATCATATACGACAAGTACTTTGACCTATCCCTCTTCCCCGAGTCCATAGCCACGTATCAAAAAGGCTGACCCCTTGACAAGTGAAGCAACAGTTAGCGCTCGACGAGCAGCATTCCATCGTGTGGAGGACGCACTGGGGCTGCTCGATAACATGAAGTTACCACATGTATACTCGGGTCTCGACCGCGAAGGACTCTACCTGGAAGGGGTCCGTCGGGCTCGTGTCATCACGAATGACATGATAACCCACGGCCACAGTCATTTCCAGTGGTTGAACGAACGTTATCAAATCTGCAATTCGTCTCCGTTCGGAATGAACTTTCTCATGTTTCGCCGGACCATCGAATTGCAGGGGACTGCAGAACAACGACGGTACTGGCTGCAGGAGATCGATCAGATGAGGATCAACGGTGCATATGCTCAAACCGAGTTGGGCCATGGGACTTTTGTTCGAGGAATAGAGACAACTGCCACCTTCGACGTCGATACCGATACCTTCACGATCCATTGTCCCACTCCTACATCGGTCAAATACTGGCCTGGTGGACTGGGCTTTAGCTGTTCTCATGCCATCGTTGCGGCGAGATTGATCACACACGGAAAGGATCACGGCGTGCATATGTTCATAGTCCAGATCCGCTCGCTGGAAGATTTCGCTCCCGTACGTGGGGTGGAGCTCGGGGATTTAGGCATGAAGATGGCCTACAACGGAACATGTAATGGCTATGCGCGGTTCAATTACTTGCGCGTGTCAAGGAGCAGTCTGCTAGCTGCCCATGCGCAGGTCTCGCGCGACGGCACGTATTCTCAGGCGCAGGCCAAGGCGGGCACCCTTCCACTATCCAAAAGGGTCTACTCAACGATGCTGGATACGCGGCGAAACATCGTGCGATGTGTCGCCTTCGGATTAGCTCAGGCCGCGACAATTACAGCGCGGTATTCTATTGTACGAGAACAGGGCCGATTGATGTTTTCCGATgcggcagaagaagaaacagcTATAATAACATTCAAGTCTCAGCACTATCGACTGTTGACTCTCATCGCACAATCGTATGCTATCCTGTTTGCCGCAAAGGACTTCGATTTCAGGTACGATCAGCTCGTCCGTGAACAGGAGAATGACGACCATGCGCGGTTGCCATTCATGCACGCCCTCAGCACGGGGTTAAAAGCGTGGGCCACTACTATAGCAAGTGCCGGCGCTACAGAAGCAAGAAAGATGTGCGGCGGCCATGGGTATGTTGCCCTGTCCGGCCTCCCAGAGATCGAAGGATCGGTTTCTGCCACAGCCACATTCGAGGGAGAGAACTATGTGATGTGGCAGCAGCTGGTAGTATACCTGTTCAAACAGGTCAGAGCATCGTGCGCCGGTCAGGACGTCGACGCCGAAGTGAAGGACTACATTGGCGGCGTCCGATCATACCTCGGTGACGGAGCTTTTCCGTCCAGGATTCAGAGTTGTGACAAAAAAACACTTTTCGACGGCTCAACACTGGTGTTGATCTATAAGAAACGGTCACAGCGAGTACTAGCCGCTGCATACTCTTCGTATAGAGATATGTGCAGTCGCTGTTCAGCAGCAGAGGCGTGGAACGCCTGCATGATGACTAGTCTAGCAGCCGGTCAGGCCTTCGTGGAATATATTGTCTTAGAGTCCTTCGTGAAGCGGACATCGCCCTCAGCTACACGGGACGCTCCAGTCTCCCAGGCATTATCAcatctcttctctttgtttgCTCTGACAACAATCACAAGTCCTACCCCGTCCTTTGCAGCGGGTTCTTTCCTGGAGCATGGACTTCTGACACCTGATGAGCTCAACGAGATTCGTGTCCATATTAATGAGCTTCTCGCAAGCCTTCTCCCCAACATCGCTGCCCTGACAGATGCCTGGGACTTTACCGATAGCAGTCTCTGTAGCGCGTTGGGTTGCAAGGATGGAAATGTCTATGAGCGGTTACTGAGTTGGACGCGGCAGCTGCCGGCAAACAGCGGGCGAGCCGTGGAGAAAGCATGGGAGGCATCTGAGGGAATTGAGGAATTCTTCAAGGCAAGTCGGTTGTAATATGTCAGTCGGACAGTGTTATGGAAGATATGGTTGACGAAGCTGGGCTTGTCATGTGTATAGTGTAAGGGCTGCTGTAGCCGGTCCAATGTATATAGGTCTACGTGTGACGACAGAAATCTGATGTCAGCAGTGAAATGCATATATTTGGAACTGAAttttatttccctttcgTTTCTACCTTTGCTTCTCCCCTTTCCTTTGATGAATTGCTTGTAAAAATAAGGTATGTTAATCTGTCGTTGAGTATATGAGCTCGAAGGCTGATAAATTGTCACTTCGTTGATGGACTGTTTGAGTTGCAAATGAACATAAATAAGGATATAGTAGGTAGTAAACACCAAACGTAGCAAGCAATAAACGACGCGTGGTCCACCAATCGTCCGAGATGGCCATGggaaataacaaaaaatTAAGTTATATGGAAACACTGCCAACACCTGAGAAATGACACGGACTAGGAGACATCTTGGACCAATATCGAGAGCAACACACCCTCAGGAGCGACGGGAGAGTTTAACATTGATACCCTCTTGTCGAACAAAGAAGCTGTTATGCGTCTTCCAGTCGCGGTGTGGGTGAGCTAACTCGATATCGTAACGTGAGATCAGTGTAGCCATCACCTTGTATACCTCGAGTAGACCTAAGTTTCTTCCAATGCAAATGCGGCTCCCAGCACCAAACGCAAGGTCGGAATTATTCATCAACCGTAAGCGTGCCTGAAATTCCTCTTCACTTTCCTGGGAATCATCACGCAGCCACCTCTCAGGGCGAAACACGTCCGAATCCTCGCCCCAAACAGACCGATTCCGAGCAATGACATACGGATTCATACCGACAATACTCCCCTGAGGGATGTACTGGCCATTTGGTAGGGTGAGCCCTCCGGGTGGCACATACCGTTCCAACGTCATAGCAACACCGGGATGCATCCGCATTGCCTCACGGACCACTGCGTTGAGGTACGGAAGTGCGCTTGCAATATTGTATGGTACGGCCGACGGTGCGGCGTCTAGGCTCGATTGACAGGCACGAATCTCCTTTTGCAAACGCGCCCACACCAGAGGGTCCTTCAAAGCGAAATAAATGGCTGCATTTAGCGTGATGGCTGTTGTATCTGCACCAGCAATCATGTTGATCATGAGGTACGAGATAATCTGGCTGTCATCAACAATGTCGGGGTATTTGTCTTTGGCGTCGATGAACCTGTCTAAAAAGTCGGGCTTATTTGCATCGTGGTAGCTGGTGTCTTTGCCTTGTAATCGGTCAAGCAGATGTGTTATCGAGATGTTTGTGATATTACCGAAGGCTGGCGGCCCGATTCGGTAGATAGGGTTCTTGTCCAGGAGATGGTCTAGGACTGGAAGTTGCCCAACGAGAGAGAAATAGTCCATAGCAGTGTCAGAAATAGCGATGGTGCCGTCGAAGTCAAAGCCGTTCTTGAGATAGCCGATGGGCTCGCTGAAGGTGGCTTGTCCTACCACGTCCCATGTATCTATCTTCATCAGCACTCAACACGGCCTGTgcgtaaaaaaaaaggcaaacCTACAGAACAGTAGCCACTGGTCCAATTTGCATGTTATCCCAGCGTTCGATCCATCAATGAACTCCTCTTCCAGCCTCCGACAGAGGTAGTTGATCACCTCATCAATATGGGGCTCAAGTGGCAGGACACCGGTCAAGGAGTAATACTTTGCAATGGGTCGCTTTTGTTGCGCGTGGATATCGGGGTCACACTCGCTGAATAGATTGTAAATAATTCGACCATAGCTTTTGGCACTGCTACCATGGTAGAATTCGGTCTTGCGATAGTCTCCTTTTGTGTTGTAGATGGTTTTGATCATCTCGGGCAGATCCAAGTCGACGACATTAGGGGCGATCCGCACCACTGGGCCATATTTCTGGTGGAGCTCATGGAGAACCACCTGAGACTGTCCCTGCGTGACATGGTACATCCGCCAGAGGTTGGTCCATCCTACGATTGCGAGGTTATTGACGGCAACAGAGGCTGATGCGACGCGGGACAGCGTCCAAGCAGTGGCGCGAATGGCCTCCACAACTCACCGGCGAGAAAGGGACCAGGGATCTTGCGTaaaggggaaatgagatAGGTTGCTAGATACCAAAAGACCAGGGCTATCCACAGCGTGCCAAATAGTGACACGGCAAAGCCTCTCAGGCTATAGTCGAGCGCCAAAAACAGGAAAGAATCCATTTTTGGAATCAATTGAGGATGGAGTCCCTGGAGATGAAACAAGCAAATAATTGAGAGAGACCAGGGTCAGAGTATCCCTGGTATTTAGAGGGTCTGAGACCAAAGTTCACGAGGTGATCCCCGTATACAATTGGCCAATGCATTTGCAATCGACGCTATGATGTTCGGTCCAGAACACGCACTAATGCACGCGGCGCCCTAGAGTTTCTTGACAGCTTCACTTGCTCTTCCCCGGCGCCAAAGTACCTTCTCACTGGGATTGAAAACCGATCCATTGGTTCTTCCGGAGCCTTCCTCCGTTTGCCCCGAGAGGCTCGTGTACTATTTCGGGTGAGACCTGCGGCACATCATGGCTCTTGTTTCTTATCACACCCGGGAATTTCGATAGCTCCACTTGCACGGGCCGACCGTTGCGCTATGTCGAAATGACAGGTAGATAGTGGGTACAGGCACTGACAGAACTTTAATTCACAGGCTTAATGGACCCGTATGAGCTCGAATATGACCAGTATCCGGGGAGCGAAGTAAAGCtccggggaaagaaggaaatcgCAAAATAAAAGTACAAAGCAGTGAGCTAGAAGCTTGGACCGGCGGGACGGCAAGTAGGGCTTACAGTATCCTTCTTGTCGAAACTCGAGGTTAGTCCACATGATATCTAGAAAGACGGGTTGTTGATAGCTCACTGTTGATAAGGAAGGATGGCATCAAAGGTACTTTCTGAAATTCAACCTCGTATATCTAATCTTGTCCACACTCGCCCTCGATGCATTTATCTTCGAGTTTGATTCGACTTTTCATCAGCCATACAACCTGCATTTCTGAGCCAGTGTTTCCTCTTGTCGTAGCCTTCCTTCAGTGCGTTCAAGATGCTGGCCGGCCAAGGGGTCAAGGCAATCGTGGTGATGTGGGTGATGGTTATTATATCCTTTATTCTTGTCCCTTTACGGCTGTACACCAGGGTTTATATCGTCAAAGCTCTGGGGTTGGATGATCATGTGTTCAATCTGGGCTGGGTAGGTCCCTTCGTTCGAGAGCCGAGTGATTCTGTACCGATTCCTAACTCTCGATCCTAGGTATTCCTCCTCTTATATACGGTATTCACCACCATCGCCGGAAAGCACGGGTTCGGACAGCCCATTACTAGCCTGTCCATGGATGAAGCCGTCCAAGCCGTGTACATGGAAATGGTCGGTCAGACGTTCGCCGTTCTGGGGATGGCCATTGCGAAGCTTTCATTGGGTATATTTCTTTTGCGGATCGTGGTAAAAGCATGGCATCGAAGATCGATTTGGATCTCAATGGTCAGTCTATCAGTTGTCTCTGTGATGACGGCGATTATCTTCTGGACCCAGCGCCTTCCCTCCAAGGCAGTCTACGATCCTCGTGTACCTGGTCGAACTATTGTCAGCGTTACGCCGTTCTCAGTACTACTCGGCTGTATGCTACTCCGCTCCTGAACCCCCTCTAGCCGGATAGCTGACTTAGCTTTATGTTATATTTAGCATGGTGTGCAGCGGTCGACTTTTACTTTGCCATTCTGCCGTGGATATTCATTTGGGAGCTCAACATGCggttcaaggagaagatgacgatcGCTATCAGTCTGAGCCTAGGATTCATGTCAGTCTTCCATGTCACTGGCGATGGAGAGCATGCTAACATACATCCTGCAGTGCCGGTATCTGTGGGATCATTCGTACTATAGAGCTC
This window of the Aspergillus flavus chromosome 8, complete sequence genome carries:
- a CDS encoding putative acyl-CoA oxidase, translated to MAVFNRQMDLMQQARASSTFNPMKLTVIIYDNEATVSARRAAFHRVEDALGLLDNMKLPHVYSGLDREGLYLEGVRRARVITNDMITHGHSHFQWLNERYQICNSSPFGMNFLMFRRTIELQGTAEQRRYWLQEIDQMRINGAYAQTELGHGTFVRGIETTATFDVDTDTFTIHCPTPTSVKYWPGGLGFSCSHAIVAARLITHGKDHGVHMFIVQIRSLEDFAPVRGVELGDLGMKMAYNGTCNGYARFNYLRVSRSSLLAAHAQVSRDGTYSQAQAKAGTLPLSKRVYSTMLDTRRNIVRCVAFGLAQAATITARYSIVREQGRLMFSDAAEEETAIITFKSQHYRLLTLIAQSYAILFAAKDFDFRYDQLVREQENDDHARLPFMHALSTGLKAWATTIASAGATEARKMCGGHGYVALSGLPEIEGSVSATATFEGENYVMWQQLVVYLFKQVRASCAGQDVDAEVKDYIGGVRSYLGDGAFPSRIQSCDKKTLFDGSTLVLIYKKRSQRVLAAAYSSYRDMCSRCSAAEAWNACMMTSLAAGQAFVEYIVLESFVKRTSPSATRDAPVSQALSHLFSLFALTTITSPTPSFAAGSFLEHGLLTPDELNEIRVHINELLASLLPNIAALTDAWDFTDSSLCSALGCKDGNVYERLLSWTRQLPANSGRAVEKAWEASEGIEEFFKASRL
- a CDS encoding putative benzoate 4-monooxygenase cytochrome P450, which codes for MDSFLFLALDYSLRGFAVSLFGTLWIALVFWYLATYLISPLRKIPGPFLAGWTNLWRMYHVTQGQSQVVLHELHQKYGPVVRIAPNVVDLDLPEMIKTIYNTKGDYRKTEFYHGSSAKSYGRIIYNLFSECDPDIHAQQKRPIAKYYSLTGVLPLEPHIDEVINYLCRRLEEEFIDGSNAGITCKLDQWLLFYTWDVVGQATFSEPIGYLKNGFDFDGTIAISDTAMDYFSLVGQLPVLDHLLDKNPIYRIGPPAFGNITNISITHLLDRLQGKDTSYHDANKPDFLDRFIDAKDKYPDIVDDSQIISYLMINMIAGADTTAITLNAAIYFALKDPLVWARLQKEIRACQSSLDAAPSAVPYNIASALPYLNAVVREAMRMHPGVAMTLERYVPPGGLTLPNGQYIPQGSIVGMNPYVIARNRSVWGEDSDVFRPERWLRDDSQESEEEFQARLRLMNNSDLAFGAGSRICIGRNLGLLEVYKVMATLISRYDIELAHPHRDWKTHNSFFVRQEGINVKLSRRS